A window from Sus scrofa isolate TJ Tabasco breed Duroc chromosome 2, Sscrofa11.1, whole genome shotgun sequence encodes these proteins:
- the P2RX3 gene encoding P2X purinoceptor 3 encodes MNCISDFFTYETTKSVVVKSWTIGIINRAVQLLIISYFVGWVFLHEKAYQVRDTAIESSVVTKVKGFGRYANRVMDVSDYVTPPQGTSVFVIITKMIVTENQMQGFCPESEEKFRCVSDSQCGPERFPAGGILTGRCVNYSSVLRTCEIQGWCPAEVDTVEMPVMMEAENFTIFIKNSIRFPLFNFEKGNLLPNLTAADMKTCRFHPDKAPFCPILRVGDVVKFAGQDFAKLASTGGVLGIKIGWVCDLDKAWDQCIPKYSFTRLDGISEKSSISPGYNFRFAKYYKMENGSEYRTLLKAFGIRFDVLVYGNAGKFNIIPTIISSVAAFTSVGVGTVLCDIILLNFLKGADQYKAKKFEEVNETTLKITASANPVYPSDQTTEEKQSTDSGAYSIGH; translated from the exons ATGAACTGCATCTCAGATTTCTTCACCTACGAGACCACCAAGTCTGTGGTTGTGAAAAGCTGGACCATTGGGATCATCAACCGAGCAGTTCAGCTCCTGATCATCTCCTACTTTGTGGG GTGGGTTTTCTTGCACGAGAAGGCGTACCAGGTGCGGGACACAGCCATTGAGTCCTCGGTGGTGACCAAGGTGAAGGGCTTTGGACGCTATGCCAACCGAGTCATGGACGTGTCTGATTATGTGACCCCACCCCAG GGCACCTCTGTCTTCGTCATCATCACCAAGATGATCGTAACGGAAAACCAGATGCAAGGATTCTGCCCAGAg AGCGAGGAGAAGTTCCGCTGTGTCTCAGACAGCCAGTGTGGGCCCGAGCGCTTCCCAGCTGGGG GGATCCTCACGGGCCGCTGCGTGAACTACAGCTCTGTGCTCCGGACCTGTGAGATCCAGGGCTGGTGCCCCGCGGAGGTGGACACGGTGGAAAT GCCTGTCATGATGGAAGCCGAGAACTTCACTATTTTCATCAAAAACAGCATCCGTTTCCCCCTCTTCAACTTTGAAAA GGGAAACCTCCTTCCCAACCTGACGGCCGCAGACATGAAGACGTGCCGCTTCCACCCCGACAAGGCGCCCTTCTGCCCCATCTTGCGGGTGGGGGATGTGGTCAAGTTCGCGGGGCAGGATTTTGCCAAACTGGCCAGCACG GGCGGAGTTCTGGGCATTAAGATCGGTTGGGTGTGCGACCTGGACAAGGCCTGGGACCAGTGCATCCCCAAATATTCATTCACCCGACTTGACGGCATTTCTGAAAAGAGCAGCATCTCCCCTGGCTACAACTTCAG gtTTGCCAAGTACTACAAGATGGAGAACGGCAGCGAGTACCGCACGCTCCTGAAGGCTTTCGGCATCCGCTTCGACGTGCTGGTGTACGGGAAT GCCGGCAAGTTCAACATCATCCCCACCATCATCAGCTCCGTGGCAGCCTTCACCTCCGTGGGTGTG GGGACTGTCCTCTGTGACATCATCCTGCTCAACTTCCTCAAGGGCGCTGACCAGTACAAAGCCAAGAAGTTTGAGGag GTGAACGAGACCACGCTGAAGATCACAGCCTCGGCCAACCCGGTGTACCCCAGTGACCAGACCACGGAGGAGAAGCAGTCCACAGACTCGGGGGCCTACTCCATTGGCCACTAA